Below is a window of Populus alba chromosome 2, ASM523922v2, whole genome shotgun sequence DNA.
TCTGTCATGAACTTGATGTGGTTCTGGAAGATTTTCAAGGGGATGAAAAAGACATTAGCGAAGCGGCACTGAATAACATATCTAACTGGAGCTGTACATACAAGCAGGCAATGTATACCTCAACTCATGCCACTGATCGGGTGTGTTTATTTTGTGCCTTCTCTCCCCCTCTATCAATGTCAACATCCACGATAGGAAGCCTTGTAAAAAAGGAACGTGTTTTCTTTCTGTTTACCGATGGATGTAGATCCAATTCTCGAGGAGAAATTGGATACAGGTCTACACTGACAAGTAGGAAAATCGAAGGTGTGTTTGTACAGAAACGATGAGACATGCTACGGCATGCAAATGCGTGCATATGTAACTTGATTTACTCTGTCAATACAAATACTTAATGGATCAGAGTAGCCTGAAAGTCGAGGTAACATAGGAAGGGGCAGGTGAATTATGAAATGAGATACGCAAGCGAGCAATTCATTACAAGTCAAttgaattacattttttttgtcttgttcaTACAATAATGCAGGTTTGGCCCGGCATCTCCTTCCATTGATTCTTGATCACCTGCTGATTCCGCCTGAAACCTCTGTCTCCTCGGAATCAAGGGTCAAGCTAGCCAGTGCTTCGACTGGGCAAGATGTTATCTTCGGAGGGGCAAGGGCTATCTTTAGgcaaatagagaaaagagtatTGAAATCAGGTGTCCGGCGGGGGAATTTACTTTTCCAAACTGTGAAGGTCGCTACGTGTTCTGGAATTGTCATACATCACTGGTCTATAAATTAACATGTCCTCGGTGCCCGTGCTGGTCGCGATATCTGGTTATTTTctcaagcaaaaaataatgtttatttatcggaaacatgttaaaaagaaaaaaatatatctaactaAATTCAGATAAACCGAATACTCGATTACATTCATTAACATCAggtaatctaataatttaatttaaaaagtagttAATGGcagtcagataaaaaaaaatacttgataataattaattacaagAGAAGTTAATAACCCGATACTCCATTACTCCACCGTGAACATTATTACTCCATCatggaggaagaaaaaaactcattggAAACATCATTATTCCACCGTGATCATTACTCACCACCAGAAAAATTTGTAAAGATGGTTCAAAATCCACTATAAAAAACCGCACCATAACACCAAAAGAAGCCTCACAGCTGCTAAAGCAACAATTCAGAAAGTAAATCGAACAAAACATCATGAAATGAGTATATCAtgctaattttcaatcaattatttttatttgattgaaggataaaaattatcttaaaagaataaatttaataaataaaaagatttaagatAATCcgattgaataaataaaaaaatcaatttacaaaatttatcaaagaaaaaaaaaataattaaaaaaataagaataaaatttgataggaaagaAAATGTATGATGAAATTgtacaaaaaattcaattctacAAGTTATCTCAAATTagatatatagcaattaaaaaaataaagatcgaatttgaaaaataaaaaaattaaaaataaattattttaaataaaataaaataaaaatgatagaataaatagaaaggaaagaaaaattaaacggTTGATTAGAAAAATTGGAGTTCCAGTGAGTGTACATGCCACCCAAATTTAGAGATAAATAGGACATCACCCCGgaatcacattttttccattagAATCAGTTGTACACGTCTTTCAAAAACGGTGGAATGGTTAACGTgtcaactattaaaaaaattatttattaaaatactcaaTTGTCCTTAATcaaatccaataataaaaaaaaaaattattgaaataataaaaataccttCAAACCCAAGATATGAGAATTTGAACTTTAAAtgtaattagatatttttactGGAattttgaaggggaaaaaaaaaaaaaacttccctCATTGCTAGTTAAaggtttttctaaaaattataaggctaaattaaattattttattgtgcacttggatatgaaattaaaaacttttaaaggtattcaaattattttatcaaaatcaatGTTCATTCCCGGTCAATACTTAAAATGCCCAAATGCTTCTAATGCAAAGATAATTTACATTCAAGGATTTGcctataaagtgttttttttttttttctttcttgaagggCAAGGTAGTCAAAACTTTTTTCCCCATAGATCCTTGCCATCGTGTTTAcagtgtgtttatatatatatatatataaaagtttgatTACGGTTTTGTTTGCAACAAAGAATTTTTCTTTggattaagaataaaaaataataaatttacattGATGAAGTCATCAACTACCTCATCAAGCACCCCGTGATGAAAGCATTCGATTCTTCAAGAACCATATGGTTTTCCTAGTCAGCATCCTTTTTATTAATACatctaaacaaatatttaattagatacatcatctttttcatcatcatcatcatctccatAGCTGTTGTTGCAGCTCATTTTGAACTTTAGGcgtataataaaaacatttgtaGAGTTCattaaaacctaatttaaatCGAACAGTCAGATCGATTGCAAAAATTTATGCATTGAGTTTCTACTCTAggtaatatataaaagaatatttaattagtttgtgTACTCTCCCTCTTTCCTCTTTCTTGTTAACCAAACTCTATCTCCCTCTCCTATTGCAATTCCCTTTCTTGCcttctttctttgattgaaCCACTTTTCTATATTACATGcttcaaaataaaagattaaaccCTAATTTCCATACTTCTATCTAATAATGGCTCAAGCAAAGAACATCAACAGCAATTCCTTTAACCTCAAACTAAAAGTACAGGAGGAATTAATAGGAGAGCATGGAGAGGAAACTCAAACTAAAAGACAAGTCAAGCAATCGACGAAATAAACAAATGACAACTGCATATTTACTTAGCTTGAAAATGAAGAGCCTTCTTTCACAAACGTTCAGTCCCTGAGCTAACACTCGATCGCTTATTTTGTCACtgacataaataaaattcacGATATTAATTTCTATACTATTCAGTCACTTTGAgctacttatatatatatatgaactacTTCTACCAAAAAGATGGGGTACGTAACATGTTCAGATGGTTAGGTCTAAATTTATGTGATTACTCTCAAACTGGAGATCCTGTATGTTTATGCAATTATTTGTTGAAGTGTATTCACGATGATCTTGATCGTTAAGTAATGGCCATAACTCTCTTTCTTCGGTGGTACAGCTCGCCATTGATGGGATGAAAGACAGTGAGAGCTCACAAGTTTCAGCTGGTAACTTACTGCCAACAAAGCTTGTGCCTGAATCCTGCAAAGATTACGCCAATTCTGTAATTAATCGATAATGTAATGCCATAGGAACCATATCGCTGGGATTGAACAGCCATTTTAACATGCATGGGGTTGTATTAACTAGTCCATGTTCACTTGGAAAACCTCATCAatatcagaaaagaaaaggaaaaccttAATTATACATGGGTACTGTTGAATAATTgatacataaattaattattatttgatgtATACGTGTTTGTACCTGTTGCTCTGGGTCACCACCTTCTTCCTGTGCTTGTAGGATTCCATTGCTTTCAATATCAGAAAACATATCAAATTTTGAATCAGACCTCTCACCTTGTAGTACCCTTCAATACACAAACAGCACGAGAGGAGGTGTTTTTAAGCATAAATAATACCGCGAAGTTTAATTGTTTAAAGTTCTATTTGCTTCTCATTTGCCAACGCCTCAAGATAGGTTATAACACTaacaaattgaataataagtaaATGCTACGGTGACATTTTAAGTAATTGTCTTCGTTATTCACGTATAAAAgcatttctttattatttagatATTGAAATTACCATGCAAACTTTAGAGCCAACTTAGAAAACAACTGCAGAGACGTTTGCTTCTCTTTTTGAATCACCGTAAAAGAGGGTTGTTCATATTAGCTTACTGGGTTATTAAGCTTATACATGattgttcataaaaaaaggTTGTAAATTAAGGGTTTTCATAAGCTAGGGAAACttgaagaagaatttaattcataaagagaaaaggtgaagaagaagaagaagaagaagcagaagaacGTGACATTAGCCAATAATGACCTGATTAAATGTGGCTAACGAAAGTATAGATGATAATTAAGGCTTTATGAGTGAAATAACTTtgctcaaatttttaatttttttttttttttcgcaatCGAGAAGAGAAGACAATAAAGCATGTTTACCTCTGAGAGGAGAAACTTGAGGAGATTCCCA
It encodes the following:
- the LOC118049236 gene encoding uncharacterized protein translates to MTTSSQTNGARQYNKSEHPRLRWTPVLHEHFVEAVERLGGKYKATPKQILQTMSVKELRISHIKSHLQMYRSMKGRRNYNVIIPMKKHILQAERKLLDGMGISSSFSSQRVLQGERSDSKFDMFSDIESNGILQAQEEGGDPEQQDSGTSFVGSKLPAETCELSLSFIPSMASCTTEERELWPLLNDQDHREYTSTNNCINIQDLQFESNHINLDLTI